One Triticum dicoccoides isolate Atlit2015 ecotype Zavitan chromosome 4B, WEW_v2.0, whole genome shotgun sequence genomic window carries:
- the LOC119295575 gene encoding uncharacterized protein LOC119295575, whose translation MLPMELNGPPFGQPTSSTQVPTQDEFDDIDKLTLLSLEFTWSAEDDPIRKVILEEMKKIKSGKELVEEVRKIEKNINAGSTISSLLELSVAEIPLDTCEVPTPSHPVEQDSKSPEEERPQIEEDELEDKEQDGQELQFLTDQVEDSSSITPEEVQEAAVDEDEEHEIHLPIVIPEHDVSGLPNPLNDMRPYDSFASTLHCMMPSVKVDLKKYLLGYDHIYPISGITHINDDHSYFPRARPLLNETYHSYASLELNEKYHPHVSVDFADFYHPKHVLYSYAYVIGYSIDDLEGIIPTTCIVSFVECSFRFLLVHDPLHADQVRGDIPWDPGGLRAWG comes from the coding sequence ATGTTGCCAATGGAGTTAAATGGTCCTCCAtttggtcaaccaacatcttcaACACAAGTGCCCACTCAAGATGAGTTCGATGACATAGACAAGCTCACACTTTTGAGTCTCGAGTTCACCTGGAGTGCCGAGGATGATCCTATTAGGAAGGTGATACTTGAGGAAATGAAGAAGATTAAGAGTGGAAAGGAGCTAGTGGAAGAAGTAAGGAAGATTGAGAAGAACATCAATGCTGGCAgtactatctcttccctccttgagTTGAGTGTGGCCGAGATTCCCCTTGATACATGTGAGGTTCCAACACCGTCACATCCAGTTGAGCAAGATAGCAAGAGTCCTGAGGAAGAAAGACCTCAGATTGAAGAAGATGAACTAGAAGACAAGGAACAAGATGGTCAAGAGCTGCAATTCCTAACTGATCAAGTTGAAGACTCATCATCTATTACTCCTGAAGAAGTACAAGaagctgctgtagatgaagatgaagaacatgAGATTCATTTGCCTATTGTCATACCAGAGCATGATGTGTCAGGTTTACCCAATCCTCTCAATGACATGCGTCCTTATGATTCCTTTGCTTCTACCTTGCATTGCATGATGCCATCTGTTAAAGTAGATTTGAAAAAGTATTTGCTTGGATATGATCATATATACCCTATTAGTGGCATTACTCACATTAATGATGATCACAGTTACTTTCCTCGTGCTAGACCTCTGCTTAATGAAACATATCATTCTTATGCTAGTCTTGAGCTTAATGAAAAATATCATCCTCATGTTAGTGTTGACTTTGCTGATTTCTATCATCCTAAACATGTGCTTTATAGCTATGCTTATGTAATTGGATATTCGATTGATGACTTGGAGGGTATTATCCCTACCACTTGCATTGTCTCTTTCGTTGAGTGCTCTTTCAGGTTTTTGCTTGTGCACGATCCATTACATGCTGACCAGGTTCGAGGTGACATTCCTTGGGACCCTGGTGGACTCAGAGCATGGGGATGA